In Solanum lycopersicum chromosome 5, SLM_r2.1, the following are encoded in one genomic region:
- the LOC101262310 gene encoding nuclear transport factor 2-like: MATHSTGHAAEKVAKAFVAQYYNILQTRIDQSYRFYKEKSILSWPSSDGEIMSVTTSDGISDFIMSSHFKGSKVEVKNVDSQSSVAGGVLVIIMAYLIGQDKSRKRFSQTFFLAPQETGYYVWNDIFRFIGEEEKSSTIVEENGSIDTPLAIQNNAENNVQSKAENNVQSKAENNIQSKAENNVNDKVDQKPSSPKEQEQKKKDPVGPAIVENEAPKITYASMIKQGRSSPPKNGGLLSAPKKPQPNNLVKSSSTGVLKVASTHSIKVARDNYDNDIEYKSIFVGGLLPNTTKNDLYAVVKEFGPLHIQDVQLKAYEAYQDGYCCGFVHFQDAISAQKAVYTHHIMVKGKRAYMRYKRHNKVHGDRANSPSERGEFQGGRRSRSRPQSSDGRWGEGYQQKYYH, encoded by the exons ATGGCTACTCATTCAACAGGACATGCTGCTGAAAAAGTTGCCAAAGCTTTTGTGGCTCAATACTATAACATTTTACAAACCCGAATCGACCAATCGTATCGATTCTACAAGGAAAAAAGTATTCTAAGTTGGCCATCGTCCGATGGTGAAATTATGTCTGTCACAACTTCTGAT gGCATAAGTGATTTTATCATGTCATCACACTTCAAGGGTAGCAAAGTTGAAGTCAAAAATGTTGACTCTCAATCATCTGTTGCTGGAGGTGTTTTGGTGATAATTATGGCTTACTTAATTGGGCAAGACAAGTCTAGAAAAAGGTTTTCTCAAACTTTTTTTCTTGCTCCACAAGAGACAGGATACTATGTGTGGAATgatatttttagatttattggtgaagaagaaaaatcttCAACAATTGTTGAGGAAAATGGTTCAATTGATACTCCTTTAG CTATTCAGAACAATGCTGAAAACAACGTTCAGAGCAAAGCTGAAAATAACGTTCAGAGTAAAGCTGAAAACAACATTCAGAGCAAAGCTGAAAACAATGTTAATGATAAAGTTGACCAGAAGCCTTCAAGCCCAAaagaacaagaacaaaaaaagaaggACCCTGTGGGGCCCGCCATTGTTGAGAACGAGGCTCCAAAAATTACCTATGCTTCAATG ATAAAGCAAGGTAGGTCCTCGccaccaaaaaatggtggcCTCTTATCGGCTCCTAAAAAACCGCAACCCAACAACTTGGTGAAGTCTAGTTCGACTGGTGTGTTGAAAGTTGCAAGTACTCATTCAATCAAAGTTGCGCGAGACAATTATGATAATGACATTGAat ATAAATCGATATTTGTTGGAGGATTACTACCCAACAcaacaaaaaatgatttatatgcTGTTGTTAAAGAGTTTGGACCCCTTCACATTCAAGATGTTCAACTAAAAGCTTATGAGGCATATCag GATGGATATTGTTGTGGTTTTGTGCATTTCCAAGATGCAATTTCTGCTCAAAAGGCTGTCTAT ACTCATCACATTATGGTGAAGGGCAAACGAGCTTACATGAGATACAAGAGACATAACAAAG TTCACGGAGATAGGGCAAATTCTCCATCGGAGAGAGGTGAGTTTCAAGGTGGTCGACGTTCGAGGAGCCGGCCTCAAAGTTCTGATGGACGTTGGGGAGAAGGTTACCAACAAAAGTACTATCATTAG